The bacterium genome contains the following window.
ATGCCGTGAGCGAAGTCGGCTCCGGTGACGCGATGGTGGCCGGCCTGGTTCATGCCAGTGTGAACCGCGCAACGCTGCAGGGCCGGCTGCGCTGGGCGGTGGCGGCGGGGTCGGCCAATGCGGCCCAGTTGGGCGCCGGGCTGTGCGACAAGGGCGAGGTCGAGAAGCTGCTGGAGAGCGTAGAGGTGCAGCAGCTAACGGCCGAAGGCGAAGTCCAGCCGCCCGAGGCCCCGCCAGCGGAACCATAGTGGGCATGCCGGGACGTTAGTACCAGTGTCGGGCACACATGGAGGCGTTCGCCATGTTCGGACTGGGTACGGGCGAGATTGTTGTCATTGCACTGATCGTCTTGTTGCTGTTCGGCGGCAGGAAGATCCCGGAGATCATGCGTGGCCTGGGCCACGGGCTGCGGGAGTTCAAGAAGGCGACGACCGAGGCGAGCAGTGAGCTCCAGCGCGCTGTGGACCAAGCCGCCCCTGAGCCGGAGAAGAAGCCGGAGCCCTCGACCGATGAGAAGGCGTAGCCTGCTCGTGGTGGGCCTCCTGGGACTGACCGGGGTGGCTGCTGTGGCTGCTACCAGCATCATGTCGCTGCTCCCGCCCGGCGGGGCGGTGAGCGGCTGGGGTGTGCTGGCCGGCGCGGACCGGAAGGGCTGCACCGCGAAGGACTTCTACGGCATGTACGACGGGGCGGCGCCGGACATGATGCAGGCGGGGATTGTCGCCGCCGGAGAGCGCATCTACCAGCGAGGCAGCAAGCGACTGACCGTGGACATCTACCGCTTCAAGACGACAGGGCAAGCGCAGGCGTACTATGGCCGGCGCAAGGCGGAGATCGCCCGAAGCCGCGCCTTCGAGGCCGCCGGCGACCGCAACTCGGGTGTCGCCCGGGCCATCGGCGGCCGCACCTATGTCTCCTACCAGTGGCGCCACAAGTGCTGCTGTACCATGTCCGTGAACGGCAACAGCGCCGCTGAGAAGGCGGCCCTCGTGTCGTTCGCGGGCTATGTGAGCAAGAGGATCGCTGCCCAGCCCTAACCGACCCAGTGCTTCGATGACCTGACGCAGCGAGAGACCTGTCCCGCTGCGTTTTCATTTCTGGAGGCCCGCATGAAGCTGCTCAATTCGCTGACACAGAGGGAAGAGGAACTCGTGCCGCAACAGCCCGGCGTGGTGACGATCTACGCCTGCGGCCCGACCGTCTACGACTTCCCCCACATCGGCAACCTGCGCACGTTCCTGCTCGGCGACATTCTGTGCCGGGCGCTGCGTCTCAGCGGCTTCGAGGTCCGCGAGGTGATGAACATCACCGATGTGGACGACAAGACCATCGGGCGATCGGTGCGTGAGGGCGTGAGCTTGCAGGAGTACACGCAGCGTTACACGGACTACTTCTTTGAGGACCTCGCCGCCCTGCGCATCGAGCCGGCATGGAAGTACCCGCGCGCGACCGAGCACATCCCGCAGATGCTCGCGCTGATCCAGACGCTCATGGACCGCGGCCATGCCTACGAGAGCGAAGGCAGCGTCTACTTCCGCATTG
Protein-coding sequences here:
- a CDS encoding twin-arginine translocase TatA/TatE family subunit; protein product: MFGLGTGEIVVIALIVLLLFGGRKIPEIMRGLGHGLREFKKATTEASSELQRAVDQAAPEPEKKPEPSTDEKA